The Pseudomonas sp. GD03919 region GACACCGTGCTGGGCATGAGCCTGGCCCACGGCGGCCACCTGACCCACGGTGCCAGCGTCAGCTTCTCCGGCAAGATCTACAACGCCGTGCAGTACGGCATCAACGACCAGGGCCTGATCGACTACGACGAAGTGGAGCGCCTGGCCGTCGAGCACAAACCGAAGATGATCATCGCCGGCTTCAGCGCCTACTCGCAGGTACTGGACTTCCCGCGTTTCCGCGCCATCGCCGACAAGGTCGGTGCCTACCTGTTCGTCGACATGGCCCACGTCGCTGGTCTGGTCGCCGCCGGTCTGTACCCGAACCCGTTGCCGTTCGCCGACGTGGTTACCACCACCACGCACAAGACCCTGCGCGGCCCGCGCGGTGGCCTGATCCTGGCGCGCAAGAACGAAGAGCTGGAGAAGAAGTTCAACTCCGCGGTATTCCCGGGCGGCCAGGGCGGCCCGCTGGAGCACGTCATCGCCGCCAAGGCGGTGTGCTTCAAGGAAGCGCTGCAACCTGAGTTCAAGGCTTACCAGGCACAGGTGATCAAGAACGCCCAGACCATGGCCCAGGTGTTCATCGACAACGGCTACGACGTGGTCTCCGGCGGCACCGAGAACCACCTGTTCCTGCTCTCGCTGATCAAGCAGGACATT contains the following coding sequences:
- the glyA gene encoding serine hydroxymethyltransferase, with the translated sequence MFSRDLTLARYDAELFAAMEQEAQRQEEHIELIASENYTSPAVMEAQGSVLTNKYAEGYPGKRYYGGCEYVDVVEQLAIDRAKELFGADYANVQPHSGSQANSAVYMALLNAGDTVLGMSLAHGGHLTHGASVSFSGKIYNAVQYGINDQGLIDYDEVERLAVEHKPKMIIAGFSAYSQVLDFPRFRAIADKVGAYLFVDMAHVAGLVAAGLYPNPLPFADVVTTTTHKTLRGPRGGLILARKNEELEKKFNSAVFPGGQGGPLEHVIAAKAVCFKEALQPEFKAYQAQVIKNAQTMAQVFIDNGYDVVSGGTENHLFLLSLIKQDITGKDADAALGRAFITVNKNSVPNDPRSPFVTSGLRIGTPAVTTRGFKEDECRQLAGWICDVLANIGNDEVEGRVREQVKALCAKFPVYGN